The Sus scrofa isolate TJ Tabasco breed Duroc chromosome 6, Sscrofa11.1, whole genome shotgun sequence region CGCAGGCCCTGTCTGCCAACTCCCGTCCTGGAGGCTCCCCCCTCGTGGCTGCGCCCACGTCCCCAGCAGGAGAGACAACAGGGCAGAGCCGGTCCGACTGCCCCAGGGCCCCGGGCCTCAGACAAGCCTGGCGGGCAGTGGTGGCCTCCGTGCGCTGTCGCTGCGCTGCGTCTGCCCCTTCCGTGGCCCCAGGGCCCCCAGCGCCGCGGCCGCCTCCCCGTCGTGTGCCCCTGTCCCTCGGCCTCGGCTCCCGTCAGGCCGTCCGCCTGCGGCCCTCCGTTTCTGTGGGGAGCCCACCGCATGTGAGCCGTTCGACCCCCTCCCATGGCATCCCGGTCGTCGTCGCCATCTCCCCCTGCGAATCTCCCCCTGTCGCAGACGTGCTCCTTCTGTGTCGCGAGTGAGCAAAGAGCGACGCCGCGTCAGGTTCCGATGGGCAGGCGGAGCCCCAGGGGCTCGGCGACCCTGTGTTGCTACTTGTGAGCGTCCCAGACCCACCTGGACACACCGACGTCCCCGTGCAGTGTGGGCAAGGCCGAGAGGCTGAGCGAAAGTTAGAAACGCAGGGAAACCTCAGAGGCGAGAGAGGCGACTTCCCAGGCACCTCGGACCTCCAGCAGGCTGCGGGGGGTGGAAGAGACAGGGACCGCAGGTCGGGCCGCGGAGGCCgctcctccccagggctgctCTGGGGACCTCGGGTAAGCGACTCTCCTGAGCCCCCCTGACCTGCTCCGTCTGCAGAGCCGGAGTCCTCAGACCCGCTTTGTGCAGCACCCGACCCAGCGCCCAGACACGGGCCCTGTCGTGTAGCCTCCaatgccccctccctgcccccactctccCGGTTTCTGTCATCGCGGAACTGAATCTGCTTCCCGCGGGCGCCCTGAGCGTCTCTGACACCTGCGGACTGTGTCTGCGCACGTTTGTttaaagggaaggaggagagggaaggagggaatcTTTATTAAGGGCCTACGTGTGTTGGTCCATCTGCCAGGTAATTCACATACTGCATCTCTAATTCTCGCATCCCTCAGAGCAGGACAACCATCCCCACCTTATAGAGGTGGCGGCAAGGGCTCAGAGCATGTCAGTGACTGACCAGGCTTCCAGGGCTAGGGTGGAACGCCCAAGTAGGTCAGCAGTCTCAGTAGGCAGTGCCATACCCCACAGACCAAATAGAGAGATCCTATGGGCTGGGCATATGTTCTTTAGAAGAGACTCACCTAAAACAAGGACACGGGGAAGTTGGggataaagaatagaaaagaggggagtgcccgtcgtggcgcagtggtgaacgaatccgactaggaaccatgaggttgccggttcaatccctgcccttgctcagtgggttaaggatcccgtgttgccgtgagctgtggtgtaggtcgcagactcggctcggatcccgtgttgctgtggctctggcataggccgatggctacagctccgatttgacccctggcctgggaacctccatatggtgcagatgtggccctgaaaaagacaaaaagaccaaaaaaaaaaattgaaaacagccTGAGAAAAACCGTATCACATGACGACTGATACAAAAGATGACAGATttctggagctcccgtcatggccagtggtgaacgaatccaactgtgagggtgcaggtttgatccctggcctcgctccgtgggttaaggatccagcgttgccatgcgctgtggtgtaggttgcagacacggctcagatctggtgttgctgtggttctggcgtaggctggtggctatagctccaattcaacccctagcctgggaacctccatatgccgcgggagcagcccaagaaatggcaaaaagaccaaaaaaaaaaaaaaaaaaatcgtcgaTTTCTTGGAGTTaacgctgtggcacaacaggattggcagtatctgcaatgccaggacacaggttcagtccccagccccaaacagtgggttaaaggatctagcattgccgcagctacagtgtaggtcacaagtgtggctcagatctgaccctgtCCTAGGAACTCCGTGTGCTGTGGGAGGAAcacaagccacaacaggaactccctgaatgttcTACTTTAAGtggtaaaggaaaaaacaaaattcaaagagaGGAGGCTAAGAGACCTATATGGTGATAAGATTTCTACacgcttcccttttttttcttctttggctgcagacacggcatacagaagttcccaggccatgaatcaaacccaagccacagctttgacctgcaccacagctgcagcaatgctggctccttaacccgctgccctGGGCAGGGAATTGAACAGGTGCTGCCACAGAAACAAGCTAGATCAtgaatccactgcaccacagtaggaactcctctatacattccactttattttgttttattttattttattttagcttttttagggccacacccatggcatatggaagttcccaggctaggggtcaaatcagggcttagctgctggcctacgccatagccacagcacaccagatctaAGACACATcagcaacatacaccacagctcacagcatgccgggtacttaacccactgagtgaggccaaggatccaacccgtgtcctcactggtactagttgggtttattaccgctgagccacaacaggaactccctcaatgttCCACTTTAAGTCTCCTCCTCCTAGACTGTGAAGAGGTGAGAATGCGTGTTGTAATCCCTAGAGCAGCCActcaaataaaacatacaaagagatgATCAAACACTTAGTAGATGAATTAAAATGGAACCTGAGGAAACCATAAcccaaaagaaggcaggaaagggaaaacagacatggggggggggagaaacagaaaagaaaaaggcggATCAAAGCTCAAGCTATACATTAGTTCATGCAAATGGTCTGAATACACCGAATGGAAGAATCTGCccgaatgatttttttttttttttttttttgctttttagggccgcacttgtgtatggatgttcccaggcaaagggtctaTTCAgggctacatctgccagcctacaccacaacgacaacaatgcgggatccaagccacatctgtgacctacatcgcagctcacagcaatgtcggatccttaacccactgagcaaggccagggattgaacctgagtcctcatggatactagtcagagtcgttcaccactaagccacaacgagaactcccagaatgaatttttttaaaaagaaaatcaaagaaacccGCTTTAAATACAATGATATAAAGGAAAAGAGTGGGAAGAGACATAAACACTCCATCAAAGAATACTGCAGTGTCTGTACTAATATACCAAGAGGACTTCAGAACAAGTAAGACTACCAAGcataaagagagaaattacaTAGTGACAAAAGGCCAGTTCTCCAAGAAGACACATAACAATTccaaatatatatgcatctaaCAACAGAGCCTTtaaatagaggaaataaaaactgatagaggtgaaagaaaataatagacaaaTTCACAGTCGTAAttggagacttcaacaccccTTGTtgaagaacaagacaaaaaatcCGTGAAGATACAAAAGAACCCAACAGCATCATGGATCAATGGCATGTAATTGATGAAGTTACCAATAGTAGACCTTTTTATAatccataaaataattttccatgacttaaaccaagaaaaatttatttaaaacccAACATTAAactgttactggagttcccgctgtggtgcagtggaaattattccaactgagaaccatgaggttgtgggttcgatccctggccttgctcagtgggttgaggatccggtgttgctgtgagctgtggtgtaggtcactgacaggactcggatcctgcgttgctgtggctgtggtgtaggctggcggctacagctccaattagacccctagcctgggagccttgatatgccatgggtgtggcccgaaaaagcaaaaaaagaaaagaaaacagaagaaaaagtacAAAAACGAGCATAACCAAAAGGTaattagttctttgaaaatattaatataattgataaacctctaggtAGACTGACAGAAAGGGAGAAGGGACAGGACATCAGTCATGAAAGGTGacgctggagttcccttgtggctcagtgggttagggatccagtgttgtcactgcagtggttctggttactgcagtAGTATAGGTTTGATTACTGGCCcaaggaacttgcacatgctgtgggtgtggccaaaaaaaaaaaaaaaaggtgactgcAGGCACTCCTAGAATACTGCGTTATGAACATCTCTATGCAGTAAATCAGACCTCTCAGATGAAACTGGCAAATTCCCTGAAGAAATACCATTTATCAAGTATTTGTCGATGACGCTAAGCCTACCAcacatctactgtgtgccagcacCTCGGGGGACAGTGCATAAGAGCCAAGAGCGTCTCCACTCCTTCCACAGCTTCGGGCTCTCCGTAGGAGACCTGGCCTCTGGCTGGAGACACAGCCCCACACCACCGCCTGGAAGCCGGAACTACAAAATGCAGCCTCTCTGAGCTGCCTCCCACTTCAGTCACGGTGCGTCTGGAGCCTCAAGCTGgctgcccctccctgctctggATGGAGCAAGGGGACTGGGGCGTAGGAGGCAGCTTAATGGAATAAGGCACAAGAAGGGAGTCTTGAAAATGTGGGCGCAGGAGTTCATCCTCAGCCCCCCCACCCTCAGGATCCAACCCAGAGCCTGTCCGCCCTCAGgacacaggatcccagcccccctccctcagccctgggACACCCCGCCCCTGCAGTGGGGCTGCCATTGGCCAAAGACACATTTTAAGGTCTTTCTTCACATTTATTAATTCTCAGAATGGGTGAGGGAGAGCCATCCAGTTCCCCTCCCTCCAGGGGGAATCCAGCTTCCAGCTTGGGCAAGAGGGATCGGGCCAGGCTGGAGAAGGAACTTCCCAAGGATGCGGTCAGCAGCCCAGGTCCGCAGCAGGATCAGCTTCCTGGACAAatgggaggagagggtggggaggaggcttcCTTGCTTGCAGTCCCCACACGCCCGCAGACTAGGCCCACGAACCAGCGTGGGAGGAAACGCAGGGAAGGGCCGCAACCCAGCCCACCCAACCGGGCTTCACCTGCCGCCTGGCCCCTCACCTGCCACTTGCAGCTCCACTGGGTCGCTGAGCTCCGACAGCAAGGGGTAGGAGCGGTAGCGGCAGCTGTACTTGCCCGCATGTTGCGGCCCCACGTAGGTCAGCACGAGGTCTGCGGAGGGGTGGTGGGACCAGACCTTCTCCAAAGGCTCCGCTTTGCCGGCCCGCAGCAGCTCGAAGATGACGTCAGGCACCCGGCCCTCGCAGTGGAAGACGGCATCGCGGCCCGGAGTCACCGCCCCGATCCGCCGGGGCCGAAGCTGCGGCCTAGGCAAAGGGCCTGGGCCAGCGGCAGGTGGGTCACGTGAGGCCCCTCGCCCCAGGCCGCAGCTGCCCAGGCCCCCTGCGCTGCCTGCCCCACTCCAGCCCCAGCGGTGGCCTCTGTCGTGGTCGCTGTACTGtaaccccctccccagggcctgccGAGTCCCCCAGACCCGGGCCTCCCTGCAGCTTCCTGGAGTCCCCAGCGTCTGCCACTCGGGGCCTCGGGACAGCTGAGAAGAGAGACAGGATCCAGGGGAATCGTGTTCCCGACGGAATCCACCTCAACCGTCTGGAGGTGGAACCTGTGCCCAGAGCTCTTCCTGGCCCGCGCCCCCAGGGAGACCCGGGCGAGGAAGTCCGAGGGACACGCAGACGGCGTGGGCTTGGGGAGAGGTGATGCCAGcccgggcggggtgggggtcaTAAGCTGACGGGCAATCGACAAGCGTGTCGCACCGGGAAACGAAGACAGCAGCCGGTGCAAAGCCGTCGGGGCTTTGAACCGTAGAATCTGGGTCCACCCTCCGCCGTCTCCACCAAAGCGCTGCCCGTAGGCCGCGCCCTCGCTTCGGCGGGAAATGCGCCAAGTGCCGAGCGGCCCGGGCCCCTCGGCGGCCCACCTCCCACTGCCCTAGAGAGCGGGCTCTGCGCGCCCAGGGCGCTCGCCTCCCGCCTCCCACCACAGGCAGCACCAGGTTTGGCGCATGGGCAGGAAGGGCTCCAGACCGCTGGGTCCGCGGCTCACCGTCCACGCGCAGCTCCACGCTCGCGCTGGGCGCGGAGCCCGAGAAGGGCGGCGCCAAGTCCGTGTAGACGCAGCTGTAGTTGCCCGAGTGCGCCCCTGAGACGTCGCGCAGCTCAAAGAGGGCCTCGGTCCCCTCGGGGCTCAGGAGGCCGTGCACCCGGTGCTCTCTCGCGTCCTTGCGCACCAGGGCGAAGCGCACGCCCGAGCGGGGTGCCCGGCACCGCAGCTGCACCACCGAGCCCGGCGCCGGGCTCAGAGCCGCGGGCTCGGCCGAAAGCTCCGGCGCGGGGAGGGTCCCTGCGAGGAGGACGCGGGCTGACCGGACGCCCCGGGAGGCTGCCTGCCAACGCGGGGTCCAGCCTCACGGCCCCGGGCTAGGCTGAGCCCTCCCGGCTCCCGCTGCTTCCTGCACGGAGGCCCGCGGGGCTGACGGTTTAAAGCCGCCCCCCCCGAGTCGCCGTCCTCTCCGGACCCTTGCACACCTGCACTGAGCCTTATCGTGTGTCCGTAAGAGCCGCCGAGGGTGAGGTCGAGTTTTCTCGGGGGAGCACCGGCAACGGCAGGCGGCCCCTCCTGGGGTTTTACGCCCCTCGACCGAGCCCGGGCGGGTCCCGCAGCCCCAGCCCGGCCACCCTCGACAGATGGGCTTCTGCGCCCACCCGGAGGCCGGAGCCGCCCGCGTGACCGTAGCGCCTGCGGGGCCCCGCCAGGCTTGCGTGTCGACGAGGCAATTGTTAGCAGAGCCTCGGGCGGGGCCTAGGGCGGAACCTCAGGGGCGCTGAGGCTGGGCCGCTGAGACCTGCAGGAAAGGCCGCCCTTTCCCAGGTACAGCCCCCAGGGTGCAGCGCCCTGGCCCTCCCAGCCCCGCTACCACGTGTCCCAGGCTCACCGTCGCTCAGCACCAGCTCGACAGGTGCACTGTCCAAGGACCAGGGAGTGAGATTGTCACGCAGCTGGTAGCTACAGGTGTAGAAGCCGCGGTCCTCCAGGGTCAGATTGTTCAGTTGGAAGAAGATGCGGTCCGGGCTGGTGCTGGCTCTGGGGACCATCAGCACCTCCTCGCCCCGCCGAAGCTGGAAGTGCACCCCCTCCAGGGTCGCCACGCACGTGAAAGACACGCCCGAGCCAGGGCTCAGGACCGCTGCGGAGTCTGTCTTGATGGTCAGTGTGGGTGGCGGCGGCCTGGCTGCATGGCAGGGAGGGTCACTGGCCCGCCCAGAGCCCAGGACAACCCTGCTGGGCGGCTCTTCCTCGGAGCCCAGCCTCCAGACCTCTGCCCCAGGAACACCCTTCCTTGTGGCAAATCCCTACCCATCATCAAGGCCAGGCAGCCGTGGGGACACTGTTTCCCAGGCCCAGTCCTGGGCAGAGAATTCAGGGTTGGGAATCGAGGCAAAGGCAGTTCTGTCCTCCAGGTGCCTCCTCCTGCAGGAAGACCTCTGGGATGGTCCATGCACTCACCCAGCTCCTCTATGGTCACAGTGGCACTGGGCTCAGAGGGGGCGCCTGCCGCGTGCGTCCGGTACGTGCAGCTGTAGTTGCCAGGCCGTTTGACTGGAAAGATGGCCTTGGTGTCCTCCGGGGCCTCCACCACCTCCAGAAACTGGTCGTCGCCTTCCCGCCTCAGCAGGAAGGTCACACCGTGAAGTCCCCCATGGCATAGCAGCTCCGTGTTCAGGCCCGGTGTGATCCAGGGCACTGGCTTGGTTGAGAgcaagggtgggggcaggggctctgCGGATGAGGCAGGGGTCATGGGCTGGCTTGACTCGGGACACGTGGGGGCTCAGCTGGGTCTGGACCTCCACACTCATGAAAACCGAGGGTGCCAGCGGGTAGACAGCATTgtttggggagagggggcagagacCAGCCGGGAATTCGCGAGAAAGACATGTTAGGGGCCCCCCATGTGCCAGGCCCCCCCAAGCACTTCCTGGAGATTCAGTCATTTATTCCTCATGGCCTCCCAGGGTCAGTCCAGACACCGTCTgcattttacagacagggaaactgaggctcagagctgtcacctgacttgcccaaggccaccagCTTGGCGGTCGGGGGCCGCAGAAGATGAGGAGATGGCGGGGTGGCGGAAGGGAGGCCCCTCCAGCAGCCTCTCCCACTGCCTCCGGGCCCCACGAGCGCTCCACTCACCCGATCCAGTCACCTCCACGAGGTTGCTCAGGCCGGTCCACCTGCTGTTCAAGCCGGAGCGGCAGCGGTAAAGGCCTCGGGTGTCACTGGTCACTGCTCCCAGCGGGAACCGGTGCTCCAAGGCGGGCGAGGCCAGGCGCACCGGGTCCTGGGCCACCCCGTCTCTGAGCAGCTGGAAAGCCAGCGTTGGCAGGCGGCTCTGGCATGTCAGCGTCACATTGGCCCAGGGTTCCAGCAGCGACTGGGCCTCTGCCCACAGGTTCGGCCTCGGATCCAAGACTGTGTGGGGCACAGGAGTCAGAGCTGGGAGCCCAGACAGCGGCTCCCTGGGCAGGGCCCACCACGCCCAGACCCTACTACTCACATAAGGCCTCCTCGGTCACTCGGCTCAGGGCGAGACCTGCGGAGGCGCACGGGTAAGGCCCGCTGCCCTTCCTGccggcccccagccctgccccgggGACCCCAGGCCCGACGCCTCACCCCAGAGCAGCAGGAGGGCCACCCACGCAGACATGGTCAGCCTCGGCGGAGCCTGGCAGCAGCTGTCTGTCGGGTGATagagcccaggggcaggggggcggTGCGGGGCGCTGACCTCTTGGCTTGTTTGTCCTTCCCAAGAAGCTGGGCTCCGGCGGGTCGGGACAAAGGGCAAAGTTCGGCCACAGGAGTCTCCACTACAACAGTGACCAATAACCTGGCCAAATGAATcaattaaattaataatgaaGAAAAGGGCAGAATTAATGacagacaaaatgacaaaactaacagacaaaaatgacaaaactagCAGACAAAAATGATCAAAACTAACaataaatgtgggaaaataataaccatttttaagacaaaaataaaatacatactaaaACAAATAATGCAATAGGTACtagcaaatatcttttttttttccttttgaggggccacacctgcggcctatggaagttccctggctaggggtcaaattggcgctgcagccagcaacctaccccacagccacagccacagccatgtgggatccaagccacgtctgcaacctacaccagagcttatggcaacctcggatccttcacccactgagcacggccagggatcaaactcaagtcctcatggataccagtcaaggcCATTATTGCCTAGCCACAAGGGGCAATCCacgaaaacatttaaataatagaaTGGAATCACAGTTAACAGATAAAATTACCAATGATTAATAAAATCATTcgagtgaaaaataaattaactagggagctctcttgtggctcagtgggttaagtatccagtattatcactgcagcggttctggttgctgctgtggcacacaatcagtccctggcctgggaacttccacatgccgtggccTCGgccaaaataatgataatattaattaattaattaagaaaacacatggagttcccgtcgtggtgcagtggttggcgagtccgactgggaaccatgaggttgtgggttcggtccctgcccttgctcagtgggttgacgatccggcgttgccgtgagctgtggtgtaggttgcagacgcggctcggatcccgcgttgctgtggctctggcgtaggccggtggctgcagctccgattcaacccctggcctgggaacctccgtgtgccgcgggagcagcccaagaaatagcaacaacaacaacaaaagacaaaaaaaaaaaaaaaaaaaaaaaaaaaaaaaaaaaaaaaaaaaaaaagaaaacactgttaaACATAGATGATGCAACAAATGACAAGAAATTAAcgataaaagtaataaaacaataaatattgtaaatatttggCGCATTGcttggggagagggggcagagacCAGCCGGGAATATATGACAAATAcattaaagtaataaaagaatattcaaatTGATTGtggatttggggggttttttttcttctttttagggcctcatccatggcatttggaggttcccaggctagcggtccaatttGAGCGGTGGgagagcctacaccagagccacagcaacgcctgatccgagctgcatctgcaacctacactacagctcacggcaacgccggatccttaatccactgagcaaggccagggatcgaacgcgcaacctcatggatactagtcagatttgtttctgctgagccacactgggaacccTGGAACCCCAAGTGGATTGTGTGTCGATAATAATTGGTAATAGAATAATAAGCAATAAAATTGTGCGGCGCCCACTGGTGTGTGTCAGCAGTTCCACACATGGGCCTGGGCAGGAGGTACTGCTACTGTCACTCCCGCATCGGATGTGAGGGAAATGAGGCAGGCTTGCCCTGGCACCCCCTGCAGGGTCTCGTATCGCTTTCCCTCAGCAGCCAGCTGCGCTGGGACCCCCACCCTGCCTTGGGGAGGCTGAGGCCCGGCGTGGCCCCTCCGCAGTGAACCCCACCCCAGTGGCGTCTGTCGTGTGCTGGCCAAGGGGGGGTTCACCTGTGTCTGGATTCGCCATGCTTGGCGCCAAGCAGGGCTCCTGCAGGCACCTCCTGGCTCTGGCTGGACCCGCAGTTCCTCCCCAGAGCAGCGATCCGCAGTGTGGGACCCGCCTTGGATATGCAGGCAGACTCGCACCCAggacctccagcctctgcctcccaccctggCCCTGACCCCAAGCTCCAGTTGTGTACGGTGGTCTGTGTGCCCGGGGTCACTCGTGTGGCTGTCACCTGCGGCCAGGAGGCCAGGCTCCCCGTCCCCTGGGCTCCCCGCCCTCCTCAGGCACAGCCCGACAGTGAGGGATGGGAGGAGTGAGGACGGCCTGTCGCCACTACCCTGCAGAAGGTGCGGGACTGCTTCTTGGGGACGTTGAGCCCTGGGGGAGGGCATCCGGGCAGAGAGGGCGGCTGTGCAGACTGTGAGGCAGGATGAGCAGGAAGGGCCGGGACAGTAGGAGTGGGCGGCACAGGGCAGAGGAGCAGTGGGAGAGCCCGGAGCCGCCGCGGTGGAGACCCGTCATGCGGGGCCCGGTGGGTGGCACAGGGGCTTTGGCTTCTGCTGGGCGGGAGACGCCAATGCCTGGTCTCCCTTCCATGCTTGCTGAgcacctgctgcccccaccccaagccagCACCTAGAAGAAGCCATGTGTTCCAGGAGCGGCTGGGGGACGAGGCGTCCTTCATCGTAGGGACAGAGGCCCAAGGTCTGAAGTTCAGCCAGATGACGACTGGATGGCCAGAGGAGCAGAGCCAACGTCACTGAAGCTGGCAGAACCTCAGCGCGTGGACAGCAGGCTGCCCAAGCCGGGGGAGGCACGGTCGGGTCAGAGTCTGCAGCAGCGGAGCCGGCAGCCCAGAGACTGGGGAGGTTGAGAGGGCCTTTCGGCTGTCCCAACGCCAGCCCCGAAGCCCTGTCCCACTGTCTCCCAGACGGTGTCCCCAGCCCTTCCCCGGGCTCCCCTAGTCCCACTCGGCGATAGCCAGTTCACAAGGGTTAATGGCTGAGTTTCTGCAGCCTCCTGTTTTTGCTCTGAGCCTTGCAAAACTTGTGTGACCAAGTCCCTGACTTCATCCCTCCGTTTGAAATGTCTGGAGTGGCTTCTGTTTCTTGACTGGACCCCGGTTGGTATGATACTTGGTATCAGGAGGAGTCCCAAGAACCCTCAAAGTTGGGACTGAGGGTTTGATTGGGTTCTGACCTTGGTCTGCAGTACAGTACTGAGCGCCCGGCCAGTAGAAATGAGGCGCCGGTAACTGTGGTAACTGCGGTGGCCACCGGCCCTGCCTGATTAAACCGCTGCCTGCAGTTCCTTGAAGGGAGGCACTAACTGAAGGCAGTTCCTTAGGAGACGAAGTGGCCACTGCAGTTGGTGACCACATGCACTGTAAGGGGCTGGCTGCTTACGGCCCCTGCAGAGCTTAtcgaaagaaaatgaagaggcgTTTCCATTGCAGCGCAGCGGGAAGGAATCCgacaagtatccacgaggacgcgggtttgatccctggccttactcagtgggtcagggatccagcattgccgtgagctgtggtgtaggtcgcagacgcggctcagatcccgcattgctgtggctctggtgtaggccagcggctacagctccgattagacccctagcctgggaatctccatatgctgcaggtgcggccccagaacagacaaaaagacaaaaaaaaaaaaaaaaaaaaaaaaaagaatccaggcaCAGAAGAGTTCGTGTTATTCGATTGTATTTATCTGAAATGTCCAGAGTAGGCAAacctataagaaataaaaagcagattAGCAGCTGCCAGGACTTGAGGAGGAGGAAACGGGAGTTTGGTTAACGGGTTCACATTTCGTGAGGGTGATGAAACTTCCTGCAATCAGACAGTGGCAGGGGTTGCACAAAtctcttaattttctaaaaaaaaaaaaaaaaaaacaagcgtacactttattttattttttgtctttttcaggccacatgtgcggccaatggaggttcccaggctaggggtctaattggatctgtagccgccggcctacaccagagccacaacaatgtgggatctgagccatgtctgtgacctacaccacagctcatggcaacgccggatccttaatccactgagtgaggccagggatcgaacccgcaatctcatggttcctagtcaaattcgtttccgctgtgccataacaTGAACTCCCCAAAGTGttcactttaaaagggtgaattttggagttcccattgcagcccagcagattaagaacctgactagtatccatgaggattcaggtttgatccctggccttgctcaatgggttaaggatctcgcattgccacaTGCTACCAcacagtttgcagatgcagctgggatctggcattgctgtggctgtggcatagactggcagctgcaactcaattcaacacctagcctgcgaacttccatatgccataggtacagccctgaaaagataaaaaataaataaaaaaataaaacggtgaatatatatatatagtctttaggggccacacctgcagcatatggaggt contains the following coding sequences:
- the A1BG gene encoding alpha-1B-glycoprotein, whose protein sequence is MSAWVALLLLWGLALSRVTEEALFLDPRPNLWAEAQSLLEPWANVTLTCQSRLPTLAFQLLRDGVAQDPVRLASPALEHRFPLGAVTSDTRGLYRCRSGLNSRWTGLSNLVEVTGSEPLPPPLLSTKPVPWITPGLNTELLCHGGLHGVTFLLRREGDDQFLEVVEAPEDTKAIFPVKRPGNYSCTYRTHAAGAPSEPSATVTIEELARPPPPTLTIKTDSAAVLSPGSGVSFTCVATLEGVHFQLRRGEEVLMVPRASTSPDRIFFQLNNLTLEDRGFYTCSYQLRDNLTPWSLDSAPVELVLSDGTLPAPELSAEPAALSPAPGSVVQLRCRAPRSGVRFALVRKDAREHRVHGLLSPEGTEALFELRDVSGAHSGNYSCVYTDLAPPFSGSAPSASVELRVDGPLPRPQLRPRRIGAVTPGRDAVFHCEGRVPDVIFELLRAGKAEPLEKVWSHHPSADLVLTYVGPQHAGKYSCRYRSYPLLSELSDPVELQVAGS